In a single window of the Azospirillum sp. B510 genome:
- a CDS encoding p-hydroxycinnamoyl CoA hydratase/lyase, with amino-acid sequence MTQQQAAARTGTAEDVVTVELDNGVAWVTLNRPDKRNAMNPALNARMHGVLDDLEVDDRCQVLVLTGAGESFSAGMDLKEYFRETEAKGHMATRRAQRDSYGWWRRLRWFEKPSIAMVNGWCFGGAFSPLFACDLAVAADEAQFGLSEINWGIIPGGNVTKVVADLMSQREAMYYILTGETFDGRKAAEMKLVNFSVPHAELRAKVRAIADNLLEKNPQTLKAAKDAFKRVVEMPFDAAEDYLVVRQESLNYLDKSEGRKQGIKQFIDDKTYRPGLGAYKR; translated from the coding sequence ATGACGCAGCAGCAAGCCGCCGCCCGGACGGGCACCGCCGAGGATGTGGTCACCGTCGAACTCGACAATGGCGTCGCCTGGGTCACGCTGAACCGGCCGGACAAGCGCAACGCGATGAACCCGGCGCTGAACGCCCGCATGCACGGCGTGCTCGACGATCTGGAGGTCGATGACCGCTGCCAGGTGCTGGTGCTGACCGGCGCCGGCGAGTCCTTCTCGGCTGGCATGGACCTGAAGGAGTATTTCCGCGAGACCGAGGCCAAGGGCCACATGGCGACCCGCCGCGCCCAGCGCGACTCCTATGGCTGGTGGCGCCGCCTGCGCTGGTTCGAGAAGCCGTCGATCGCCATGGTCAACGGCTGGTGCTTCGGCGGCGCCTTCTCGCCGCTGTTCGCCTGCGATCTGGCGGTCGCCGCCGACGAGGCGCAGTTCGGCCTGTCGGAGATCAACTGGGGCATCATCCCCGGCGGCAACGTCACCAAGGTGGTCGCCGACCTGATGAGCCAGCGCGAGGCGATGTATTACATCCTGACCGGCGAGACCTTCGACGGCCGCAAGGCGGCGGAGATGAAGCTGGTCAATTTCTCGGTTCCGCACGCCGAACTGCGGGCCAAGGTCCGTGCCATCGCCGACAATCTGCTGGAGAAGAACCCGCAGACCCTGAAGGCGGCCAAGGACGCCTTCAAGCGCGTGGTCGAGATGCCGTTCGACGCCGCCGAGGATTATCTGGTGGTCCGCCAGGAATCGCTGAACTATCTCGACAAGTCGGAAGGCCGCAAGCAGGGCATCAAGCAGTTCATCGACGACAAGACCTACCGTCCGGGGCTCGGCGCCTACAAGCGCTGA
- a CDS encoding AMP-binding protein, protein MTVTDSGIPGGDGSGAGLRWEAPDPVAYQAAVQPDAMACIDLATGERLTYQALHQRIDRCASWLIRRLDLRTRQGAGGRRVAWLGRNGIDQMIAAFACVRAGAVFVPLNWRLTAPELAGLVADSTPSLLVHDDEFARTAESVGQTLRDTLPDLPLAATAEVRRGREETEPVTGLPPRDAGTPSIIIYTSGTSGQPKGAIHTEQTAFFTATNFALLNRVDRRSVFLCDMPLFHVIGIVTITRTTLLQGGTLLMSPGFDPVRTLERLSDPALGVTHYMCVPQMAQTLRQQPGYDPAKLARMVFFGTGGAPNPPAMVRRFVDDGVPMADGYGSSEGGTVLGMPPDDLPRIAAKAGSAGLPPASVRLRLVDDAGDEVGEGEVGEILVRGPNLSPGYWNRPASTDAEGWFHTGDTARRDADGFYYIVDRKKDMFISGGENVYPAEIEAVLLELDTVAEACVIGIADLQWGEVGCAFVVPRAGCTVTEQDIVDHCRSRLARFKTPKRIVIADELPRTASGKLRKNLLRDQYRSEPAA, encoded by the coding sequence ATGACTGTGACCGACTCCGGGATTCCCGGAGGCGACGGGAGCGGTGCTGGCCTGCGATGGGAAGCACCCGACCCCGTGGCCTATCAGGCCGCGGTGCAGCCGGACGCCATGGCCTGCATCGATCTCGCCACCGGCGAGCGTTTGACCTATCAGGCGCTGCACCAGCGGATCGACCGCTGCGCCTCCTGGCTGATCCGGCGGCTGGACTTGCGGACGCGGCAGGGTGCCGGCGGGCGGCGCGTCGCCTGGCTCGGCCGCAACGGCATCGACCAGATGATCGCCGCCTTCGCCTGCGTGCGGGCCGGCGCGGTGTTCGTGCCGCTGAACTGGCGGCTGACCGCGCCGGAACTGGCGGGGCTGGTGGCCGACTCCACCCCGTCGCTGCTGGTCCATGACGACGAGTTCGCCAGGACGGCGGAAAGCGTCGGCCAGACTCTGCGCGATACTCTGCCGGACCTGCCGCTGGCCGCCACTGCCGAGGTCCGCCGCGGCCGGGAGGAGACGGAGCCGGTTACCGGCCTGCCGCCGCGCGACGCCGGAACGCCGTCGATCATCATCTACACCTCCGGCACCTCGGGTCAGCCGAAGGGCGCCATCCACACCGAACAGACCGCCTTCTTCACCGCGACCAACTTCGCCCTGCTGAACCGGGTGGACCGCCGCAGCGTCTTCCTGTGCGACATGCCGCTGTTCCATGTGATCGGCATCGTCACAATCACCCGCACCACCCTGTTGCAGGGCGGCACGCTGCTGATGTCCCCCGGCTTCGATCCGGTGCGGACGCTGGAGCGGCTGTCCGACCCGGCGCTGGGGGTGACGCATTACATGTGCGTGCCGCAGATGGCGCAGACCCTGCGCCAGCAGCCGGGCTATGATCCGGCGAAGCTGGCGCGGATGGTCTTCTTCGGCACCGGCGGCGCGCCCAACCCGCCGGCCATGGTCCGCCGTTTCGTCGATGACGGCGTGCCGATGGCCGACGGCTATGGCAGCAGCGAGGGCGGGACCGTCCTCGGCATGCCGCCGGACGACCTGCCGCGCATCGCGGCCAAGGCCGGATCGGCCGGACTGCCGCCGGCCTCGGTGCGGCTGCGGCTGGTCGACGATGCCGGCGACGAGGTCGGCGAGGGCGAGGTCGGCGAGATCCTGGTGCGCGGCCCGAACCTCTCGCCCGGCTACTGGAACCGTCCGGCTTCCACCGATGCCGAGGGCTGGTTCCATACCGGCGACACGGCGCGCCGCGACGCCGATGGCTTCTATTACATCGTCGACCGCAAGAAGGACATGTTCATCTCCGGCGGCGAGAACGTCTATCCGGCGGAAATCGAGGCGGTCCTGCTGGAGCTGGACACGGTGGCCGAGGCCTGCGTGATCGGGATCGCCGACCTTCAATGGGGCGAGGTCGGCTGCGCCTTCGTCGTGCCGCGCGCCGGCTGCACGGTGACGGAGCAGGACATCGTCGATCATTGCCGCAGCCGTCTGGCCCGTTTCAAGACGCCCAAGCGTATCGTCATCGCCGACGAACTGCCGCGCACCGCGTCGGGCAAGCTGCGCAAGAACCTGCTGCGCGACCAGTACCGGAGCGAACCGGCCGCCTGA
- a CDS encoding aldehyde dehydrogenase: MEHVSVAASTDLLIGGRTVAASGGRRFERRNPITGDVATSAAAGLAVDAAAAAEAAEAAFAGWSETGPNTRRALLLKAADALAARADDFVAAMAAETGATEGWARFNVMLASSMIREAASLTTQIAGEVIPSDKPGCLAMAVRQPVGVVLGIAPWNAPVILGVRAIATAIACGNSVVLKASELCPRTHALIGQSFQEAGLPDGVVNVVTNAPEDAAEVVNALIDHPAVARINFTGSTRVGRLIAQRAAAQLKPVLLELGGKAPFLVLDDADLDEAVKAAAFGAFFNQGQICMSTERIVLDAKVADAFLEKFVAKAATLVAGDPREGRTPLGSVVDRGAARHVQALIDDAVAKGAVLHRNGAPDGTLLPAAILDRVTPDMRIYAEESFGPVVTIVRVEGEEQAVAIANDTEYGLSAAVFTRDTARGLRVARRIRSGICHVNGPTVHDEAQMPFGGVKASGYGRFGGKAGIDAFTELRWITVETLPGHFPI; the protein is encoded by the coding sequence ATGGAACATGTGTCTGTTGCCGCGTCGACCGACCTGCTGATCGGCGGACGCACGGTTGCCGCCAGCGGCGGACGGCGGTTCGAACGCCGCAACCCGATCACCGGCGACGTGGCGACCTCCGCCGCCGCCGGCCTGGCGGTCGATGCCGCCGCCGCCGCCGAAGCGGCCGAGGCCGCCTTCGCCGGCTGGTCTGAGACCGGCCCCAACACCCGCCGCGCCCTGCTGCTGAAGGCCGCCGACGCGCTGGCCGCCCGTGCCGACGATTTCGTCGCGGCGATGGCGGCGGAGACCGGGGCGACGGAGGGCTGGGCCCGCTTCAACGTGATGCTGGCCTCCTCGATGATCCGGGAGGCGGCGTCGCTCACCACCCAGATCGCCGGCGAGGTGATCCCGTCCGACAAGCCCGGTTGCCTCGCCATGGCGGTGCGCCAGCCGGTCGGCGTCGTGCTCGGCATCGCGCCGTGGAACGCCCCGGTCATCCTTGGCGTGCGCGCCATCGCCACCGCCATCGCCTGCGGCAATTCCGTGGTGCTGAAGGCGTCGGAGCTCTGCCCGCGCACCCATGCGCTGATCGGCCAGTCCTTCCAGGAGGCGGGCCTGCCCGACGGGGTGGTCAATGTCGTCACCAACGCGCCGGAGGACGCGGCGGAGGTGGTCAACGCCCTGATCGACCATCCGGCGGTTGCCCGCATCAACTTCACCGGATCGACCCGTGTCGGCCGGCTGATCGCCCAGCGCGCGGCGGCGCAACTGAAGCCGGTGCTGCTGGAGCTGGGCGGCAAGGCGCCCTTCCTGGTGCTGGACGATGCCGACCTGGACGAGGCGGTGAAGGCCGCCGCCTTCGGCGCCTTCTTCAACCAGGGCCAGATCTGCATGTCGACCGAGCGCATCGTGCTCGATGCCAAGGTCGCCGACGCCTTCCTGGAGAAGTTCGTCGCCAAGGCCGCCACGCTGGTGGCCGGCGACCCGCGCGAGGGGCGGACGCCGCTCGGCTCGGTGGTGGATCGCGGTGCCGCCCGGCATGTGCAGGCGCTGATCGACGACGCCGTCGCCAAGGGCGCGGTGCTCCACCGCAACGGCGCGCCCGACGGCACGCTGCTGCCCGCCGCCATCCTCGACCGCGTCACGCCCGACATGCGGATCTATGCCGAGGAATCCTTCGGCCCGGTGGTCACCATCGTCCGTGTCGAGGGCGAGGAGCAGGCGGTGGCCATCGCCAACGACACCGAATATGGCCTGTCGGCCGCCGTCTTCACCCGCGATACGGCGCGGGGCCTGCGTGTCGCCCGCCGTATCCGCTCCGGCATCTGCCATGTCAACGGCCCGACCGTGCATGACGAGGCGCAGATGCCCTTCGGCGGCGTCAAGGCCAGCGGCTATGGCCGCTTTGGCGGCAAGGCCGGCATCGACGCCTTCACCGAACTGCGCTGGATCACGGTCGAGACCCTGCCCGGCCATTTCCCGATCTGA